ACACCGCCGCGGACGAAGCCGCGGGCATGGCAGACACCGACGACCTCGAGGCGCTCGCCGACGAGCGCATCAATTTCGACGACTTCCAGGAACTCGACATCCGCGTCGGCCGGATCGAAGAAGCGGAGGGGATCGACGGCGCCGACGACCTGGCGCGCCTCGAAGTCGACATCGGCTTCGAGACCAGACAGATCGTCGCGGGCATCAAGCAGCTTCACGATCTCGACGAGCTGCCGGGCGAGAAGTGCGTCATGCTCGCGAACATGGAGAAAGCGGAACTGTTCGGCGTCGAGTCCAACGGCATGATCCTCGCGGCCGGCGAGGAGGCGGACCTGCTGACGACTCACGGGGACGCCGAGGTCGGCGAGAAGGTGCGGTAACGCCGATCCCGTCCGGTCGAGCAGTCACGACCGGGAGATGAAAACCGGAATCGCCGCTGAACGGATCTGACTGCGTGAATTTTCGCCGCTGGTGCTGATCGTGGCAGCTAGATTTTGCGCCAACGAGTAGTTATATGTTCATTGCTATCAACCCACACGTTCGTGCGCCCCGGGTTCGTGTCCCACCTCGTCGGTCGACCGCTCCTGCGGCGAGCGCTGGCGCCGATCGGGAGCTTCGTCGCGATCGCCGCCGCCGGCGTCCTCGGTTTCTCGGTTCTCGGCGGCGTCGGTCTCGTCGAGGCGGCGTTCTGGCTGGCCGATCTGACGAGCATCGAACTGTACGTCGAGCGCCGAGAAGTGCCGGGACGCGCGATCAAGGCCTACGCGGTCCTTGTGACGGTCGGACTCGTCCTCTCGGGCCTGTGGATCGGCGAAACGGTCCTGACCGCGGCGTTCGAGGGTCAACTTCGAACCGAGGTGACGCGAGCAACAATGAAACGACGGATCACGGAGACGGACGACCACGTCATCGTCTGCGGGTACGGAATGTTCGGACGAACAATTGCGAACGACCTCGCCGAGTCCGGGCGGGACGTCGTCGTCATCGAAACCGACGACGACACCGCCCGCCGAGTGCGGGCCGACGGCCACCTGCTCGTCTCTGGCGACGCCAGGCGCGACGTCGTCCTGCGAGACGCCGGGCTCGAGCGCGCGTCGAAACTCGTCGCCGCGATCGACGACTCCAACGTCAACATCCAGATCGCGATCGTCAGCGGGACGGCCGCGTCGACGCCCGAAATCATCGTCCGCGTCGGCGAGGAGATCTACGAGTCGGTCGCGCGGGAGGCCGGCGCCGACGAGGTCGTCATTCCCGAAGTCGTCAGCGGCGAGCGGGTCACTAGGCTGCTCGATCGATCGGCCGAGACGGCCGATCCGACGACGGCGGATTCGACGGACTGATCGGGATGAGCGGCCGGCCGACGGATGAGAGAGGGGAGCGACGCGGTCAGACCTCGTCGACGACGTCGGCGAAGTCGTCGGTATCGACGATCTCCATCGTCCGTCCCTCGAGGCCGTGGCGGTGAAGCGTCAGCGCCGACTTGAACGCCGCCTCGTTGTCATCGGTTTCAAAGATCACGAGGAAATCGTGCTCGCCGAGGGCGGCGTAGGAGTCCCGAAGGGTGGCCCCGTGCTCTTCGAACTCCGTCCTGATCTCGCCCCAGATCGACGCGAGCTCCTGTGCGTTTTGCACGTCGCGGTCGGCGAGGTCGACGAGCGTTGCGTAGGTCGGCATATCGGGTGCGAGGGGCGATCCGCGGAAAACGGTTCGCGTGGCAAACGACGGGGGCGCCAGCCGCGAGCGCGATAGCTACTCGAATGCGAGTAAGTCCCTATCTTTTAGGCGATGCCCGCGCTAGTCCCCGCTATGAGAAACGCGAAGATCGTCTGTACGTTGGGGCCGGCGTCGAGCGACCGGGGAACGATCCGGGACCTCGCCGCGGCCGGCATGTCCGTCGCACGGCTGAACGCGAGTCACGGCAGCCGGGAGGACCGAGCCGAACTGATCGACCACGTCCGCGCGGTCGACGAGGATCGAACGGAGCCCGTCGCGATCATGCTCGACACGAAGGGCCCGGAGATCCGGACCGCACCGCTGCCCGACGGCGAGACGGTATCCCTCGAGACCGACTCCGAAATTCAGTTCGTCGAGGGCGAGGAAGCGACGCCGGAGCGGGTCGGCCTCTCGGTCTCGATCGACGTCGAACCCGGTGATCGCATCCTGCTCGATGACGGCTTGATCGAGACCACCGTGCTCGAGCAGGACGGTGACGTGATTCGGGCGCGGGTCGACACCGGCGGCGAACTCGGCGGCCGAAAGGGCGTCAACGTTCCCGGCGTCGATCTCGATCTTGACGTCGTCACCGAGAAGGATCGAAAGGACCTCGAACTGGCCGCCGAGAAGGACGTCGACTTCGTCGCGGCG
This window of the Natrinema salifodinae genome carries:
- a CDS encoding potassium channel family protein; protein product: MRPGFVSHLVGRPLLRRALAPIGSFVAIAAAGVLGFSVLGGVGLVEAAFWLADLTSIELYVERREVPGRAIKAYAVLVTVGLVLSGLWIGETVLTAAFEGQLRTEVTRATMKRRITETDDHVIVCGYGMFGRTIANDLAESGRDVVVIETDDDTARRVRADGHLLVSGDARRDVVLRDAGLERASKLVAAIDDSNVNIQIAIVSGTAASTPEIIVRVGEEIYESVAREAGADEVVIPEVVSGERVTRLLDRSAETADPTTADSTD
- a CDS encoding GYD domain-containing protein, with product MPTYATLVDLADRDVQNAQELASIWGEIRTEFEEHGATLRDSYAALGEHDFLVIFETDDNEAAFKSALTLHRHGLEGRTMEIVDTDDFADVVDEV